A DNA window from Cognatiyoonia koreensis contains the following coding sequences:
- a CDS encoding carbohydrate ABC transporter permease, whose product MMNWNLYSRGDKFFAIVVSVLIGMFTVATLYPFIYIAAVSFSSGFAAQAGKVVFTPIDTTVEAYGYILKDPQFWISYRNTFIYTIGGTLMSLAFIIPGAYALSRPQLKGRRFFNLFIAFTMWFNAGLIPFFLNMRDLGLLDSMFGIILAFAVNAFNIILLRNFFEAIPQSFEEAARMDGANDFQVLWKVYVPLSKPAIATITLFCIVSRWNGFFWAMVLLQSEEKIPLQVFLRHTISNLSDDDEFAIVQTAAGFSAETVTAAIIVCSIIPVLIVYPFIQKYFEKGILLGGVKE is encoded by the coding sequence ATGATGAACTGGAACCTTTATTCGCGCGGCGACAAGTTCTTTGCCATCGTGGTTTCCGTCCTGATCGGGATGTTTACGGTCGCCACACTTTATCCGTTCATCTACATCGCGGCGGTGTCGTTCAGCTCGGGTTTTGCGGCACAGGCCGGCAAAGTCGTGTTTACGCCGATCGACACGACGGTAGAGGCCTATGGCTATATTCTGAAGGATCCGCAGTTCTGGATTTCGTATCGCAATACGTTCATCTACACGATCGGCGGCACGTTGATGAGCCTCGCGTTCATTATCCCCGGGGCCTATGCGCTGTCGCGTCCGCAGCTGAAGGGGCGGCGGTTCTTCAACCTCTTCATCGCCTTTACGATGTGGTTCAACGCGGGCCTGATCCCGTTCTTTCTGAACATGCGCGACCTTGGCCTGCTGGACAGTATGTTCGGCATCATCCTTGCCTTTGCAGTCAACGCCTTCAATATCATCCTGCTGCGCAATTTCTTCGAAGCCATTCCGCAAAGTTTTGAAGAAGCTGCACGCATGGACGGGGCAAATGATTTCCAGGTGCTTTGGAAGGTGTATGTCCCGCTGTCCAAGCCCGCGATCGCGACAATCACCCTGTTCTGTATCGTCTCACGCTGGAACGGGTTCTTCTGGGCGATGGTCCTGCTGCAATCGGAAGAAAAAATTCCGTTGCAGGTGTTCCTGCGCCATACGATTTCGAACCTCAGCGACGATGACGAATTCGCCATCGTCCAGACCGCAGCAGGGTTCAGCGCCGAAACAGTCACGGCGGCGATTATTGTCTGTTCGATCATCCCCGTGCTGATCGTCTACCCGTTCATCCAAAAGTACTTCGAGAAAGGCATTCTCCTTGGAGGTGTCAAAGAATGA
- a CDS encoding extracellular solute-binding protein, which translates to MRKLSLTAALLVGSAISTPAFADGHLRIVEEPLELTIQMNHRAYPIYEEDWPVEQAAREMTGIHLVDVTVGANMRTDSENTGNTEALNLMLASGAIPDIVGSSRIKDFVNQYGPEGAFVPLNDLIAEHAPNIAAYYAERPEIAAAVKAADGQMYYVPYLPDGKYGRAYWIRTDWLDALGLEVPTTVEEYEAVLRAFKTQDPNGNGEADEVPFFARQWPELIRLVTLWDGRAHGSDTYHDFLVEDGTISHGYIGEGYRDGISNLARWYADGLIDAEVFTRGSSARDFLLSENLGGATHDWFASTGGYNSLSSEIDGFKFEAMVPPASVGGNQIEEHRRILVKPDGWAIGHTNENPVETIKYFDFWFTEEGRRLANFGVEGMHYEMIDGKPIFTQEFLDQGPVNRSLYQVGAQLQGRGYFQDYNYEIQWTNEFALAGIDLYEQGDYLIPDFLGVAFTAEEQEVYDRTWGSIRDYMLERQQGWILGNGDVMEDWDAYLAQLDEMGLQELLGVMQSAYDRQYGG; encoded by the coding sequence ATGCGTAAACTTAGCCTAACGGCGGCCCTGCTTGTCGGGAGTGCGATATCAACTCCGGCATTCGCGGACGGCCATCTGCGTATCGTAGAAGAACCGCTGGAATTGACGATCCAGATGAACCACCGCGCATATCCGATCTACGAAGAAGACTGGCCAGTCGAGCAAGCCGCCCGCGAAATGACCGGTATCCATCTTGTTGACGTGACCGTCGGTGCGAATATGCGCACAGACTCCGAAAATACTGGTAACACAGAAGCGCTGAACCTGATGCTTGCGTCTGGTGCAATTCCGGACATCGTCGGATCCAGCCGGATTAAGGATTTCGTCAACCAATACGGACCCGAGGGTGCCTTTGTGCCGTTGAACGATCTGATCGCGGAACATGCACCCAATATTGCGGCCTATTACGCCGAACGGCCTGAGATCGCCGCCGCCGTCAAAGCAGCTGACGGCCAGATGTATTACGTGCCCTATCTGCCAGATGGCAAATACGGCCGTGCCTACTGGATCCGCACGGACTGGCTCGATGCGCTTGGACTGGAAGTGCCGACAACGGTTGAGGAATACGAAGCTGTTCTGCGTGCATTCAAGACACAGGACCCCAACGGTAACGGCGAGGCTGACGAAGTGCCATTCTTTGCACGTCAGTGGCCAGAGCTGATCCGTCTTGTCACGCTCTGGGACGGTCGCGCGCACGGATCGGACACCTACCATGACTTCCTTGTTGAAGACGGCACGATCAGCCACGGCTATATCGGCGAAGGCTATCGCGATGGTATCAGCAATCTGGCCCGGTGGTACGCTGACGGTCTGATTGATGCAGAAGTCTTTACGCGCGGTTCGTCTGCACGGGACTTTCTGCTGTCCGAAAACCTTGGCGGGGCGACCCACGACTGGTTCGCGTCCACTGGTGGTTATAACAGCCTGTCTTCTGAAATCGACGGATTCAAGTTCGAAGCAATGGTTCCGCCTGCCTCCGTGGGTGGCAACCAGATCGAAGAACACCGTCGTATCCTTGTAAAGCCGGACGGCTGGGCGATTGGCCACACCAACGAAAACCCTGTCGAGACAATCAAGTACTTTGACTTCTGGTTCACCGAGGAAGGCCGCCGTTTGGCAAACTTCGGCGTCGAAGGAATGCACTACGAGATGATCGACGGTAAGCCGATCTTCACGCAGGAATTCCTGGATCAGGGCCCGGTTAACCGGTCTCTTTATCAGGTCGGTGCCCAACTTCAGGGCCGTGGCTATTTCCAGGACTACAACTATGAAATCCAGTGGACGAACGAATTTGCGCTGGCCGGGATCGACCTCTACGAACAGGGAGACTATCTGATCCCCGATTTCCTTGGCGTGGCCTTCACGGCCGAAGAACAGGAAGTCTATGACCGGACCTGGGGTTCTATCCGCGACTACATGCTGGAACGTCAGCAAGGTTGGATCCTTGGCAATGGAGACGTCATGGAAGACTGGGATGCCTACCTTGCCCAGCTGGACGAAATGGGCCTGCAGGAACTGCTTGGGGTTATGCAATCCGCGTATGACCGTCAGTACGGCGGCTGA
- a CDS encoding ABC transporter ATP-binding protein, with amino-acid sequence MAGVNLSGIVKSYGALQVVHGIDLDVSEKEFVVLVGPSGCGKSTTLRMIAGLEEITAGELTIDGRRMNRIAPKDRDVAMVFQNYALYPHLNVADNMAFGLRIRKMPKAEIKTTIDDVAEILGLTPYLERRPADLSGGQRQRVAMGRAIVRHPKVFLFDEPLSNLDAKLRTQMRAEIKRLHNRLGVTSIYVTHDQVEAMTLADRIVVMNDGNIEQVGTPMELFNNPANTFVAGFLGSPPMNQMKGKLTETGARIGDAEIKIDSSSAGHAGRDVIVGIRPEHVTLTAENQSSALPIALDLVEPLGSEALLHARHGEYELVFKADTNGDIAHLSGVGAVHVPSHLVKLFDAETGRALNLGG; translated from the coding sequence ATGGCCGGTGTGAATCTTAGCGGGATCGTCAAGTCTTACGGCGCTTTGCAGGTTGTTCACGGGATCGATCTCGACGTTTCCGAAAAGGAATTCGTAGTGCTCGTCGGCCCGTCCGGTTGCGGTAAATCCACGACTTTGCGGATGATCGCGGGGCTGGAAGAAATCACAGCTGGTGAATTGACCATTGATGGTCGCCGCATGAACCGCATCGCCCCGAAAGACCGGGACGTGGCGATGGTGTTCCAGAACTACGCTCTTTATCCCCATTTGAATGTTGCAGACAATATGGCCTTCGGGCTGCGTATCCGCAAAATGCCGAAGGCCGAAATCAAGACGACCATCGATGATGTCGCTGAAATTCTTGGCCTGACCCCATATCTTGAACGTCGCCCCGCCGATTTGTCGGGTGGGCAGCGCCAGCGTGTTGCCATGGGCCGCGCCATCGTGCGCCACCCCAAAGTGTTCCTGTTTGACGAACCGCTGTCCAACCTTGATGCCAAGCTGCGCACGCAGATGCGCGCCGAGATCAAGCGCCTGCACAACCGTTTGGGTGTGACATCCATCTACGTAACCCACGATCAGGTCGAGGCCATGACGCTTGCTGATCGGATTGTGGTCATGAATGACGGAAATATCGAACAGGTCGGGACCCCGATGGAACTGTTCAACAACCCTGCCAACACCTTTGTCGCCGGCTTCCTTGGCTCTCCTCCGATGAACCAGATGAAGGGAAAGCTGACCGAGACCGGTGCGCGGATCGGTGATGCGGAAATCAAGATCGACAGTTCCAGTGCCGGGCATGCAGGGCGTGACGTTATCGTGGGTATCCGCCCCGAACACGTGACCCTGACGGCCGAAAACCAGTCATCTGCACTTCCCATTGCGCTTGATCTGGTCGAGCCGCTGGGCTCTGAAGCTTTGCTGCACGCGCGGCACGGGGAATACGAGCTTGTCTTCAAGGCCGATACCAATGGCGACATCGCGCATTTATCGGGTGTTGGCGCGGTACATGTGCCCTCGCATCTGGTGAAACTGTTCGATGCGGAAACCGGTCGTGCGCTGAACCTGGGGGGTTAG
- the manD gene encoding D-mannonate dehydratase ManD, which translates to MKITDAKVFVGGPGKNYVTLKIMTDQGIYGLGDATLNNRETLPAAYLQDYLIPNLIGMDPRNSEDIWQFFYRGAYFRKGPIAMAAFGAIDTALWDIKGKLANMPLYQLFGGKSRDGAIVYAHATGADLPDLMESIASYVAQGYKAVRVQCGIPGMPTASYAVPDKKGTEGDFITDFSGIIPKTEIWDTDRYMRFMPGALADIRDRFGPDLKVLHDVHHRLLPREAAAFAKAVEPIGLYWLEDPTPAEDQAALRLIRQHSTTPIAIGEVFNSIWECNKLIQEELIDFIRVAVTYAGGITHVKRIIDLAGMHNVRTGFHGAPSHSPISMAAQHHLNAWAPNFGIQEYLVLGTPACDALFPSDHVMRDGMVYVSDAPGHGVDFDEREAARYEYKPGSHPVVRLEDGTLWNY; encoded by the coding sequence ATGAAGATCACTGATGCAAAAGTCTTCGTCGGGGGCCCCGGCAAGAACTACGTGACGCTCAAGATCATGACCGATCAAGGGATTTATGGTCTCGGCGATGCGACGCTGAACAACCGAGAAACGCTTCCGGCGGCCTATTTGCAGGACTACCTAATCCCAAACCTGATCGGGATGGACCCGCGTAACAGTGAAGACATCTGGCAGTTCTTCTATCGCGGCGCGTATTTCCGCAAAGGTCCGATTGCGATGGCTGCCTTCGGGGCCATCGACACTGCACTCTGGGACATCAAGGGCAAGCTGGCGAACATGCCGCTTTATCAGCTTTTCGGCGGCAAAAGCCGAGACGGTGCAATCGTTTACGCCCATGCGACAGGGGCGGACCTGCCCGATCTGATGGAGTCGATCGCGTCCTATGTTGCCCAAGGTTACAAGGCGGTTCGCGTGCAATGCGGTATCCCGGGCATGCCGACGGCAAGTTACGCAGTCCCCGACAAGAAAGGGACCGAAGGGGATTTCATCACTGACTTCAGCGGTATCATTCCCAAGACGGAAATCTGGGATACAGACCGATATATGCGCTTCATGCCCGGTGCTTTGGCTGACATCCGGGACAGATTCGGGCCGGACCTGAAAGTGCTGCATGACGTCCATCACCGCCTGCTGCCACGTGAGGCCGCCGCATTTGCAAAAGCGGTCGAACCAATCGGGCTTTATTGGCTGGAAGATCCGACACCGGCAGAAGATCAGGCCGCGCTGCGGCTGATCCGTCAGCACTCAACGACACCCATTGCCATTGGAGAGGTCTTCAATTCAATCTGGGAATGCAACAAGCTGATCCAAGAAGAACTGATCGACTTTATCCGCGTCGCGGTGACCTATGCGGGCGGAATCACCCATGTAAAACGGATCATCGACCTTGCGGGTATGCACAACGTGCGTACCGGTTTTCATGGTGCGCCCAGCCATTCCCCGATCTCGATGGCCGCACAACACCACCTGAACGCCTGGGCACCCAACTTTGGAATACAGGAATACCTTGTGCTGGGCACACCCGCCTGCGACGCACTTTTCCCATCGGATCATGTGATGCGCGACGGCATGGTTTACGTCAGCGACGCCCCGGGACATGGCGTCGACTTCGACGAACGCGAGGCCGCGAGATACGAATACAAGCCCGGCAGCCATCCCGTCGTGCGGCTCGAAGACGGAACGCTTTGGAACTACTGA
- a CDS encoding ABC transporter permease, which translates to MSDRNSDVGGIPIEEVVVEASEALRDRRQTRTPDSSWVRTLDHFKREWQIYVMLLPTIIWFIVFLYKPMYGLQIAFKDYSIFRGVAGSPWVGWDHFQTLFSNDQFLRAVRNTITISFYNLLFGFPAPIILALMFNEIMHATYKRTAQTIVYLPHFISSVIIAGIVITAFSPTAGIINTFIGWLGFEPVYFLTQPDWFRPIFVGTGIWQEAGFGSIVFLAAIAGVNPSLYESAVVDGANRWQMMWKITIPSILPTILIMLIIRIGNVMEVSFELVILLYQPATYETADVVNTWVYRQGLQSGQYDLAAAAGLFNAAVAFVLVMTANTLSRRYSRTSLW; encoded by the coding sequence ATGTCAGATCGCAATTCCGACGTTGGCGGCATCCCCATAGAAGAAGTCGTTGTCGAAGCTTCAGAAGCGCTGCGCGACCGTCGCCAGACCCGCACGCCTGACAGTTCCTGGGTCCGCACGTTGGACCATTTCAAGCGGGAATGGCAGATCTACGTGATGCTTCTGCCGACGATCATCTGGTTTATCGTCTTCCTTTACAAGCCGATGTACGGCTTGCAGATCGCCTTTAAGGACTATTCGATCTTCCGTGGTGTTGCAGGCAGCCCGTGGGTCGGCTGGGACCATTTCCAGACGCTATTTTCGAATGACCAATTCCTGCGGGCTGTCAGAAACACGATCACCATCAGCTTTTACAATCTGCTGTTCGGCTTCCCTGCGCCGATCATCCTTGCATTGATGTTCAATGAAATCATGCACGCGACTTACAAGCGGACGGCGCAGACGATTGTTTATCTGCCGCACTTCATTTCATCGGTCATTATCGCAGGTATCGTCATCACTGCTTTCTCGCCGACTGCGGGCATTATCAACACCTTCATCGGGTGGCTAGGCTTCGAGCCGGTGTATTTTCTGACCCAGCCTGATTGGTTCCGTCCGATCTTTGTCGGGACCGGTATCTGGCAAGAAGCGGGCTTTGGTTCCATCGTTTTCCTTGCAGCGATCGCAGGGGTCAATCCATCGCTTTATGAAAGTGCTGTGGTTGATGGCGCGAACCGCTGGCAGATGATGTGGAAAATCACCATTCCGTCGATCCTGCCGACCATCCTGATCATGCTGATCATCCGCATCGGCAACGTGATGGAAGTATCGTTCGAACTGGTCATTCTGCTTTACCAGCCTGCGACCTACGAAACCGCCGATGTCGTGAATACATGGGTCTATCGGCAGGGTCTTCAGTCCGGTCAGTATGACCTTGCCGCTGCCGCGGGCCTGTTCAACGCCGCTGTCGCCTTTGTTCTGGTGATGACCGCGAATACTCTGTCGCGCCGCTACTCGCGCACATCGCTTTGGTAG
- a CDS encoding MATE family efflux transporter, whose amino-acid sequence MQANTAHTASTPAPGARQIFSLAWPMTLKALFLHGTVVIDGFLLSSLGEGALAAMGLAAALGGIVLGVIFAFSHAMQIRTAQAFGGGDQVFLKSVLASGLAVSLSIGIIGVALILIWGGTLIAALAPSQEIADQAQTYLSIFTIVILGEAIGQCIASFFNGCSRSKLPLYGYLLSVPINVLSSIALIHGLWGFPELGVAGAALGSAVAITVQTLFWSILLLRTNGHLRRVAGWHHTTFLLTVKRHLRFALPIAATFVSATLSTHVCSLIYAKMALNDFAALTLIAPWNLLAGQVAMQWTQATGILVAQLLGKRTPEAVLDRFLSQAWKGAFVAAGVVACVFLAMCLSLNWIYPELEAETRAILFGFLPILLIIQFPRATNAICGNTLRAAGDTVYVMHIFVWSQWAFRVPATALFVLYFDLSAFWILSLFLWEEVLKFPAFHRRLWRGDWKRSDVAA is encoded by the coding sequence ATGCAAGCAAATACAGCGCACACCGCGTCAACGCCTGCACCGGGCGCGCGTCAGATATTTTCGCTTGCATGGCCAATGACACTCAAGGCGCTATTCCTGCACGGCACGGTAGTGATCGACGGTTTCCTGCTATCCAGCCTTGGCGAGGGTGCACTGGCCGCGATGGGATTGGCGGCAGCGCTTGGCGGGATCGTCCTGGGTGTGATCTTTGCCTTTTCCCACGCGATGCAAATCCGCACGGCCCAGGCATTTGGTGGCGGCGATCAGGTGTTTCTGAAATCGGTGCTCGCGTCCGGTCTGGCTGTCAGCCTGTCCATCGGGATTATCGGGGTCGCCCTGATCCTGATATGGGGCGGCACGTTGATCGCGGCGCTGGCCCCGTCACAAGAAATCGCGGATCAGGCCCAGACTTATCTTTCCATCTTCACCATCGTCATCCTTGGCGAAGCGATCGGGCAGTGTATTGCCAGCTTCTTCAACGGGTGCAGCCGAAGCAAACTACCACTCTACGGCTACCTGTTGTCTGTGCCGATCAATGTGCTTAGCAGCATCGCGTTGATCCATGGACTTTGGGGGTTTCCAGAGCTTGGCGTCGCGGGTGCCGCACTGGGGAGTGCTGTCGCAATCACCGTGCAGACGCTGTTCTGGTCCATCCTGCTGTTGCGCACCAACGGACATCTGCGCCGCGTCGCCGGCTGGCATCACACAACGTTCCTGCTAACGGTCAAACGGCACCTTCGCTTTGCATTGCCGATCGCCGCCACATTCGTCAGCGCGACGCTTTCAACGCATGTCTGCTCGCTCATCTATGCGAAGATGGCATTGAATGACTTCGCAGCCCTGACACTGATTGCGCCATGGAACCTGCTGGCCGGACAGGTCGCAATGCAATGGACACAGGCCACCGGTATTCTGGTGGCCCAGCTCTTGGGCAAGCGCACACCCGAAGCCGTTCTGGACCGGTTCCTGTCGCAAGCCTGGAAAGGGGCGTTCGTGGCCGCAGGTGTCGTCGCATGCGTCTTTCTGGCGATGTGCCTATCACTCAACTGGATCTACCCAGAACTCGAAGCAGAGACACGCGCGATTCTTTTCGGGTTTTTGCCGATCCTTCTGATCATTCAGTTTCCGCGCGCCACAAACGCGATCTGCGGCAACACGCTGCGCGCGGCGGGTGACACCGTCTATGTCATGCACATCTTTGTCTGGTCGCAATGGGCGTTCCGCGTTCCGGCAACAGCCTTGTTCGTACTCTATTTCGATCTGTCTGCCTTCTGGATTCTGTCCCTGTTCCTTTGGGAAGAAGTGCTGAAATTTCCCGCGTTCCATCGCCGCCTATGGCGCGGTGATTGGAAACGGTCTGACGTTGCGGCATGA
- a CDS encoding GntR family transcriptional regulator: protein MDHAPAVTERRTSVDDVFDYLFEQISSLQLKPGDRISEAEIAAQFGVSRQPVRDAFSRLANLDLLLIRPQRATEVRRFSMRQIEKARFVRAAIEKEVLLRAARECDDAGASLLDKSLTQQEAAVDATDVEAFGQLDYEFHKTLCKIAGVDYAFEVIMEEKAKVDRLCMLGLSKEQRIPVLLDDHRAIADAVKSHDANAAIAAGTKHLSRLDETIKRIRASNAYYFERADD from the coding sequence ATGGATCATGCACCTGCAGTTACTGAACGACGCACGTCTGTTGATGACGTGTTCGATTATCTGTTCGAGCAGATTTCATCACTCCAGTTGAAACCGGGGGACAGGATATCCGAGGCTGAAATTGCGGCACAGTTCGGTGTATCGCGCCAGCCTGTCCGGGACGCTTTCAGCCGGTTGGCGAACCTTGATCTACTGCTCATCCGCCCGCAGCGCGCCACGGAAGTGCGGCGATTTTCCATGCGCCAGATCGAAAAAGCGCGGTTTGTCCGTGCCGCCATCGAAAAGGAAGTATTGCTACGCGCTGCGCGCGAATGCGATGACGCTGGTGCCTCTCTGCTGGACAAGTCACTGACGCAACAGGAAGCTGCCGTAGACGCAACGGATGTCGAAGCATTCGGTCAGCTTGATTACGAATTTCACAAAACACTCTGCAAGATCGCTGGCGTCGATTACGCGTTTGAAGTGATCATGGAAGAAAAGGCCAAAGTGGACCGCTTGTGCATGTTGGGCCTGTCCAAGGAGCAGCGGATTCCGGTGCTTCTTGATGATCACCGCGCCATTGCTGATGCCGTCAAATCGCATGATGCCAATGCCGCAATTGCAGCTGGAACAAAGCATCTGTCGCGCCTTGATGAAACGATCAAGCGGATCAGAGCGTCAAACGCCTACTATTTCGAGCGTGCTGACGACTGA
- a CDS encoding cupin domain-containing protein, with translation MTVKNYFPEDESERVAVDAGLSRKVGAHNDNLMVVEVHFDKGVTAPLHHHPHEQITYVMSGRFEFTIGDETYIVGAGDSLYKQPNIEHGATCLEAGTLLDVFTPRRDDFL, from the coding sequence ATGACCGTTAAGAATTATTTTCCAGAAGACGAAAGCGAGCGTGTCGCGGTGGACGCGGGGCTTAGCCGCAAGGTGGGCGCACACAACGACAATTTGATGGTGGTCGAGGTTCATTTCGACAAGGGCGTCACCGCGCCGCTGCATCACCATCCGCACGAGCAGATCACCTACGTCATGTCGGGCAGGTTCGAATTCACGATCGGCGATGAAACCTACATCGTCGGCGCAGGTGACTCGCTCTATAAACAACCCAATATCGAACACGGCGCGACCTGCCTTGAGGCCGGTACGCTTTTGGATGTCTTTACGCCGCGCCGCGATGACTTCCTTTGA
- a CDS encoding heparinase II/III domain-containing protein, producing MSAKTLPLLDEPKAGRLTIQYSPTADTDVTENPPRFMWIPVIEDDARYVLRVSNDAKFPNDKTQVFEDLPLNFFTPDTVLEPGDYHWSYATWDPKAGKPTSAWSSNRSFTLADGLAETPLPSRQARLARVASGHPRLWMTADRVKDFKKAINADPDHCTWSTFYEKSVLPWMDREVMREPVGYPDNKRTAPIWRQTYIDLQELWYAIRHLAIGGKVTDNAEMTARAKEWLLEAASWDPMGVTSRAYTDEWAYRVCNALAWGYDWLYDDLSEDERATVRAALLERTRDIAEHAILNAKIHLFPYDSHAVRSVSSCIIPACIALLRDDETGAAEDWLHYSIEFLYTVYSPWGDAQGGWAEGPHYWMTGISYLLDAANWLKSYTGLSIYERPFFQNTADFPLFTKAPDTRRATFGDDSTMGDLTCIKIGMNLRQFGGVTGNGAYQWYCDENHRLNPGTEGDFYNWGWWDTRFDELAFRTDWPTVEATEPPGGMRHFKGVGWVGIQHAMADPDEHIQFVFKSSPYGSISHSHGDQNAFCLSAYGEDLAIQSGHYVAFNSSMHREWRRQTRSKNAILINGKGQYAEKDKAKALAASGRIIAAEEREDHVYICGDATAAYQSLSPEVTRAEREIYFVRNSYFVIVDKVDAATPVTVDWLLHANNTFDLGKSSFRNTGERAGFYGQFVWSEAGKPEIRQETGFPDVDPAEYEGLPVSTYLSATFPKATRHRIATLLVPYKLDEPKRIFNFMDDQGYDADLYFTDPDEQTFKVVMKKLANT from the coding sequence ATGTCGGCTAAGACCCTTCCATTGCTCGATGAACCCAAGGCGGGGCGTCTGACGATCCAGTACAGCCCAACGGCAGACACCGATGTGACAGAGAACCCGCCGCGCTTCATGTGGATTCCCGTGATCGAAGACGATGCGCGCTATGTGCTGCGCGTTTCGAACGACGCGAAATTTCCCAATGACAAAACGCAGGTTTTTGAAGACCTGCCGCTGAACTTCTTCACGCCTGATACTGTTCTGGAACCGGGTGACTATCACTGGTCCTATGCTACATGGGACCCCAAAGCGGGCAAGCCAACCAGCGCGTGGAGCAGTAATCGCAGCTTTACCCTTGCAGACGGTCTTGCCGAGACGCCGCTCCCATCGCGCCAAGCGCGGCTCGCTCGTGTCGCGTCAGGTCATCCGCGCCTTTGGATGACAGCGGACCGGGTGAAAGACTTCAAAAAGGCAATCAACGCGGACCCCGATCACTGCACATGGTCCACATTTTACGAGAAGTCGGTCCTGCCGTGGATGGACCGCGAGGTCATGCGCGAACCCGTAGGCTACCCGGACAACAAGCGTACAGCCCCTATCTGGCGGCAAACCTACATCGACCTGCAAGAGCTGTGGTATGCCATCCGTCACCTCGCCATCGGCGGCAAAGTCACAGACAACGCCGAGATGACCGCCCGCGCGAAAGAGTGGTTGCTGGAGGCGGCAAGCTGGGACCCCATGGGCGTCACCAGCCGTGCCTATACCGACGAATGGGCCTACCGCGTCTGCAACGCGCTGGCTTGGGGGTATGACTGGCTTTACGATGATTTGTCAGAGGACGAACGCGCAACCGTCCGCGCGGCGCTTTTGGAACGGACCCGTGACATCGCCGAACACGCGATCCTGAACGCGAAAATCCATCTCTTTCCCTATGACAGCCACGCAGTGCGGTCCGTGTCGTCCTGTATCATCCCGGCCTGCATCGCCCTCCTGCGCGATGACGAAACGGGTGCTGCAGAGGACTGGCTGCACTATTCGATCGAATTTCTCTACACGGTTTATTCGCCCTGGGGCGACGCGCAGGGCGGTTGGGCAGAGGGACCGCACTACTGGATGACGGGCATCTCCTATCTGCTCGACGCTGCGAACTGGCTCAAGTCCTACACGGGACTCAGTATTTACGAACGGCCGTTCTTTCAGAACACCGCTGATTTCCCACTTTTCACCAAGGCACCGGATACACGACGCGCGACCTTCGGTGACGATAGCACCATGGGTGACCTCACCTGTATCAAGATCGGCATGAATCTGCGGCAGTTTGGTGGCGTCACCGGGAATGGTGCGTACCAGTGGTATTGCGACGAAAACCACCGGCTGAACCCCGGTACGGAAGGCGATTTCTACAACTGGGGCTGGTGGGACACGCGGTTCGATGAATTGGCGTTCCGGACCGACTGGCCCACCGTAGAGGCGACGGAGCCCCCCGGGGGCATGCGTCACTTCAAAGGCGTGGGCTGGGTCGGCATCCAGCATGCGATGGCCGATCCAGACGAACATATCCAGTTCGTTTTCAAATCGTCCCCCTATGGCTCGATCAGCCACAGCCACGGCGACCAGAACGCATTTTGCCTGTCGGCTTATGGCGAAGATCTGGCAATCCAGTCCGGCCACTACGTCGCTTTCAATTCCTCCATGCATCGCGAGTGGCGGCGGCAGACCCGCTCGAAAAACGCAATCCTGATCAATGGTAAGGGCCAATACGCAGAAAAGGACAAGGCAAAGGCGCTGGCCGCTTCGGGCCGGATCATCGCGGCAGAAGAGCGCGAGGATCACGTCTATATCTGCGGCGATGCAACGGCTGCCTATCAAAGCCTGTCGCCAGAAGTGACGCGTGCCGAGCGGGAGATCTATTTCGTTCGCAACTCGTATTTCGTGATTGTCGATAAGGTCGATGCAGCGACCCCCGTGACTGTCGACTGGCTGCTGCATGCCAACAATACATTCGATCTAGGCAAGTCATCCTTCCGCAACACGGGCGAACGCGCTGGTTTCTATGGCCAGTTTGTCTGGTCCGAAGCGGGCAAACCTGAAATTCGTCAGGAAACCGGATTTCCCGATGTCGATCCTGCGGAATACGAAGGATTGCCAGTCAGCACCTACTTGTCCGCGACCTTTCCGAAGGCGACGCGCCACCGGATCGCAACGCTTCTGGTGCCCTACAAGCTCGATGAGCCGAAACGGATTTTCAACTTCATGGATGATCAGGGTTATGACGCTGATCTCTATTTCACGGACCCGGACGAGCAGACCTTCAAGGTTGTGATGAAGAAACTGGCAAACACCTGA